In Raphanus sativus cultivar WK10039 chromosome 5, ASM80110v3, whole genome shotgun sequence, the following proteins share a genomic window:
- the LOC108832080 gene encoding putative cysteine-rich repeat secretory protein 17 gives MYSSLSVSKRLLLIHVLAIQLLLISSELYLNTTNAYLNYKCLDSQGKYKRGSRYEEILISNTKRFYVDSSLRRAFTLFGSDKFSAILQCRGDSYGTKCHDCFATALAALIRKCPWYKGRIIWYDQCLLTFSSNHSTGMIDYDNIFCMSNAKKLGDKLGFASVWNTLLDNLTTLAISRVNYTEPTALYSVGETRFKGDTIYGMVQCTKDIGPEACEECLVFNRLHFQDCLNDKRGARFVGGSCTFRFEFYPFITKPVQNI, from the exons ATGTACTCTTCATTGTCTGTGTCAAAACGCCTCCTTTTGATCCATGTCTTGGCCATACAACTTCTCCTTATAAGCAGTGAATTGTATTTAAACACGACCAATGCGTATCTCAACTACAAATGCTTGGATAGTCAAGGAAAATACAAGCGGGGAAGTAGGTACGAGGAAATTTTAATATCTAACACCAAAAGGTTCTATGTGGACAGTAGCCTTAGAAGAGCTTTCACCCTTTTCGGCTCTGATAAATTTTCCGCTATCCTCCAGTGCCGTGGAGATTCCTACGGGACCAAATGCCACGATTGCTTTGCCACTGCCCTCGCTGCG CTTATTAGGAAATGTCCATGGTATAAGGGGAGGATAATATGGTATGACCAATGTCTTCTCACGTTTTCGTCCAATCATTCTACTGGAATGATCGATTACGACAATATCTTTTGTATGTCCAACGCGAAGAAGTTGGGAGATAAGCTCGGGTTTGCAAGTGTATGGAATACTCTCTTGGACAATCTTACGACTTTAGCTATCAGTCGAGTTAATTACACTGAGCCAACAGCATTGTACTCTGTGGGGGAGACACGGTTCAAGGGTGATACAATTTATGGAATGGTGCAGTGTACCAAAGACATAGGACCAGAAGCTTGTGAAGAGTGTTTGGTTTTTAATAGGTTGCATTTTCAAGATTGCCTGAATGATAAACGAGGAGCGAGATTTGTCGGTGGAAGCTGTACTTTTAGGTTTGAGTTTTATCCTTTTATTACCAAGCcggttcaaaatatttaa